A DNA window from Sphingomonas profundi contains the following coding sequences:
- a CDS encoding DUF2254 domain-containing protein, which translates to MNVRIRKLVSDLGEKFWLLPALLVVGGILLAVALVALDRSGRVPQWLIDSPWLYNGGGTGARTLLGAVASSTIGVAGTVFSITIASLSLAAGQMGPRLLRNFVRDRGNQFTLGAFLGTFSYALMVLRSVRTQTEGEFIPHLSMSVGILLAFVCVGTLVFFVGHMAGRINVDTVIELVSEDVRSAIQRLTTADRPADFGRHSFGGGVVAVPDARRGYVQEFDADQLADWAGSRNAVVQLLVRPGDFVFPGAAIAMIEPAIDDAGEAIRRATALGGQRVSKEDLEFAVRQLVEIAVRALSPGINDPHTAMSVLDRMGASLCDIVPRHLPDGRIARDGRPVLIFPAIDYDGLVDAMFHMIRQNAAGSAAVLIRMVEVLTAVIGYERDPGRMAVLRRHADLVLGDGERDIGTPSDVAELRDRHRRFEAMQADGPLSSACSAR; encoded by the coding sequence ATGAACGTCCGTATCCGCAAGCTGGTGAGCGACCTCGGCGAGAAGTTCTGGTTGCTGCCGGCGCTGCTCGTCGTCGGCGGTATCCTGCTCGCGGTCGCGCTGGTCGCGCTCGATCGGAGCGGGCGCGTGCCGCAGTGGCTGATCGACAGCCCTTGGCTCTACAATGGCGGCGGTACGGGCGCCCGTACCTTGCTTGGCGCGGTCGCTTCTTCGACGATCGGCGTTGCCGGCACCGTCTTCTCGATTACGATCGCTTCCCTGTCGCTCGCAGCCGGGCAGATGGGCCCGCGGCTGCTGCGCAACTTCGTGCGCGATCGGGGCAACCAGTTCACGCTGGGCGCCTTCCTTGGCACCTTCTCCTATGCTCTGATGGTGCTCCGCAGCGTGCGTACGCAGACCGAGGGCGAGTTCATCCCGCATCTTTCGATGAGCGTCGGCATTCTGCTGGCGTTTGTCTGCGTCGGCACATTGGTCTTCTTCGTCGGCCACATGGCCGGCCGCATCAACGTTGATACCGTCATCGAACTGGTTAGCGAGGACGTCCGCTCGGCGATCCAGCGCCTGACGACAGCCGATCGCCCTGCTGACTTCGGTCGACATAGCTTCGGCGGAGGTGTCGTTGCGGTGCCCGACGCGCGGCGAGGCTACGTACAGGAGTTTGACGCCGATCAGCTCGCCGACTGGGCGGGCAGCCGCAACGCCGTCGTTCAGTTGCTCGTGCGTCCGGGCGACTTCGTGTTTCCGGGTGCGGCGATCGCGATGATCGAACCGGCGATCGATGACGCGGGAGAGGCTATCCGCCGCGCGACCGCTCTTGGCGGGCAGCGGGTGAGCAAGGAAGATCTCGAGTTCGCGGTGCGCCAGTTGGTCGAGATCGCCGTGAGGGCGCTCTCGCCTGGGATCAATGATCCGCATACGGCGATGAGCGTGCTGGATCGGATGGGCGCGTCGCTCTGCGACATCGTCCCGCGCCACCTACCCGACGGACGGATCGCACGTGACGGCAGGCCAGTGTTAATCTTCCCGGCGATCGATTATGACGGGCTGGTCGACGCCATGTTCCACATGATCCGCCAGAATGCGGCGGGTAGCGCTGCCGTGCTGATCCGGATGGTCGAGGTGCTGACCGCGGTCATCGGCTACGAGCGTGATCCGGGGCGGATGGCTGTGCTGCGCCGCCATGCCGATCTCGTCCTCGGCGATGGCGAACGCGACATCGGCACGCCGTCAGACGTTGCCGAGCTACGCGACCGACATCGTCGTTTTGAAGCCATGCAGGCGGACGGTCCGCTCTCCAGTGCATGCAGCGCACGATGA
- a CDS encoding mechanosensitive ion channel family protein yields MHLLGIDWVGVNAENGRKLLLSLAFIVVILLASSALRALVGLLLRKTDHASVQTRFWMRQAISLFGAIVLILGLLSIWFSDPTRLATALGLMSAGLAFALQQPVTSIASYFVILRGSTFTIGDRISMGGVRGDVLRLGFIQTTIMEMGQPPSVQGGDPAMWVKSRQFTGRIVTVSNSKIFAEPVFNYTRDFPFIWEEMSIPITYQSDRAKVEEIMLEAARQNAVDSAMLEEAVKDDLQRRFDVQPLDLIPKVFYRITDNWLELTVRFIVHTHLIRGVKDSMSREIIGKMDEAGIGIASATYDIVGFPPVEVRTT; encoded by the coding sequence ATGCATCTTCTCGGGATCGACTGGGTCGGCGTCAATGCCGAGAACGGGCGCAAGCTGCTGCTGTCGTTGGCGTTCATCGTCGTGATTCTGCTCGCAAGTTCGGCACTGCGCGCTCTGGTTGGGCTGTTGCTCCGCAAGACCGATCACGCCTCGGTGCAGACACGATTCTGGATGCGACAGGCGATCAGCCTGTTCGGTGCGATCGTGCTGATCCTCGGGCTGCTCTCGATCTGGTTCAGCGATCCCACTAGGCTCGCGACGGCGCTCGGCCTGATGTCGGCCGGCCTGGCCTTCGCGCTCCAGCAGCCGGTAACTTCGATCGCGAGCTACTTCGTCATCCTGCGGGGCTCCACCTTCACGATCGGCGACCGCATCTCCATGGGGGGCGTGCGCGGCGACGTACTGCGGCTAGGCTTCATCCAGACCACGATCATGGAGATGGGTCAGCCGCCGAGCGTCCAAGGCGGCGATCCGGCAATGTGGGTCAAGAGCCGCCAGTTTACCGGGCGGATCGTAACGGTGAGCAATTCGAAGATCTTTGCCGAGCCGGTGTTCAATTACACCCGCGACTTCCCGTTCATCTGGGAGGAGATGTCGATCCCGATCACCTACCAGTCGGACCGCGCCAAGGTCGAGGAGATCATGCTCGAAGCGGCGCGGCAGAATGCCGTCGATTCCGCGATGCTCGAGGAAGCCGTTAAGGATGACCTCCAGCGCCGTTTCGACGTGCAACCTCTCGATCTGATCCCGAAGGTCTTCTACCGCATTACGGATAACTGGCTCGAACTCACCGTCCGCTTCATCGTCCACACGCATCTCATCCGCGGTGTGAAGGACAGCATGAGCCGAGAGATCATCGGAAAGATGGATGAAGCTGGTATCGGCATCGCCTCGGCTACCTACGATATTGTGGGCTTCCCGCCAGTCGAGGTTCGGACGACGTAG
- a CDS encoding chloride channel protein codes for MWRRRRSTHLAPPLKALSRRIATASGAILLGLVALTFAKAGDWAQHVFARIVAVWPYAPLILTPATFAVVMLATQRWSPEARGSGIPQVIAATRTPDVAARGPLVSLRTAAAKFGLTIAMLFAGGSVGREGPTVQISAALMVAVHRIFKVPISAGVLIAGGAAGVAAAFNTPLAGVAFAIEELASAYEQRVAVLVMAAVMISGLVSLGIAGDYVYFGAMRETLSVSAVLMISPIAGVTGGLAGGVFTRLVLRFAKSAHPALRRLRSRPVLFAAACGLAVAVLGLATAGSTWGTGYEATRSLVEGHGGSLWFGPAKFLAALATTLSGTPGGIFAPSLAVGAGVGNLLTPLFPESPAGAVVLLGMVAYFVGVVRAPLTAVIIITETTASRGMILPLFATALIADGVSALVSKERLYHGLAKPFLDTSAILEAERSGKAPSEDADRIPLG; via the coding sequence ATGTGGCGGCGTCGGCGGTCGACTCATCTTGCGCCGCCGCTCAAGGCGCTGAGCCGGCGGATCGCGACGGCAAGCGGCGCGATCCTGCTCGGCCTGGTCGCGCTGACCTTCGCCAAAGCCGGCGACTGGGCGCAGCACGTATTTGCCCGCATTGTCGCGGTCTGGCCTTACGCCCCGCTCATTCTGACCCCTGCCACCTTCGCCGTGGTTATGCTGGCGACGCAGCGTTGGTCGCCCGAGGCGCGCGGGTCGGGCATTCCGCAGGTCATCGCCGCGACCCGGACACCGGACGTCGCCGCTCGAGGTCCTCTGGTGTCGCTCCGCACTGCCGCAGCCAAGTTCGGGTTGACCATCGCCATGCTCTTCGCCGGCGGTTCGGTGGGACGTGAAGGCCCCACCGTCCAGATCAGCGCGGCGCTGATGGTGGCGGTTCATCGAATCTTTAAGGTGCCGATCAGCGCTGGCGTCCTGATTGCCGGCGGCGCCGCTGGTGTGGCAGCGGCGTTCAACACGCCATTGGCCGGTGTGGCGTTCGCCATTGAGGAACTCGCCTCGGCCTATGAGCAGCGTGTCGCGGTGCTGGTCATGGCGGCAGTGATGATTTCGGGTTTGGTGAGCCTCGGGATCGCCGGGGATTACGTTTATTTCGGTGCCATGCGGGAGACGCTGTCGGTCTCGGCAGTGCTTATGATCAGCCCCATTGCCGGCGTCACCGGTGGCCTGGCGGGCGGGGTATTTACGCGGCTGGTGCTCCGCTTCGCGAAGTCCGCGCACCCGGCGCTTCGGCGACTGAGATCCCGGCCGGTGCTGTTTGCCGCGGCCTGCGGACTGGCGGTCGCCGTGCTCGGCCTCGCCACGGCGGGTAGTACGTGGGGCACGGGCTACGAGGCGACCCGCAGCCTCGTCGAGGGACATGGCGGCTCGCTTTGGTTCGGGCCGGCGAAGTTCCTGGCCGCGCTCGCAACGACGCTGAGCGGGACCCCGGGCGGCATCTTCGCGCCGTCGCTCGCAGTCGGTGCCGGTGTCGGCAACCTGCTGACCCCCCTGTTTCCGGAAAGTCCAGCCGGTGCGGTGGTTCTACTCGGCATGGTGGCCTATTTCGTCGGTGTAGTGCGCGCGCCGCTGACGGCGGTGATCATCATCACCGAGACGACTGCCAGCCGAGGAATGATCCTACCTTTGTTCGCCACTGCTCTGATTGCGGACGGCGTCAGCGCGCTGGTATCCAAGGAGCGGCTTTACCACGGGTTGGCGAAGCCGTTCCTCGACACATCTGCCATCCTCGAAGCGGAAAGGTCCGGTAAGGCTCCCTCTGAGGATGCTGATCGCATACCCTTGGGCTGA
- a CDS encoding recombinase family protein: MTRAALYARYSSDQQSASSIDDQLRICREQAARDGSQIVGTYQDAAISGATLTLRPGIQGLLQDAQRGRFDVVLAEALDRVSRDQADVATLYKHLQFAGVKLVTWPRGRSANCTSASRAR, translated from the coding sequence ATGACCCGTGCCGCCCTCTACGCCCGCTACTCATCCGACCAGCAGAGCGCGTCGTCTATCGACGATCAGCTTCGCATTTGTCGCGAGCAGGCGGCAAGAGACGGCTCGCAGATCGTCGGCACCTATCAGGACGCGGCGATTTCTGGTGCGACACTGACATTGCGCCCCGGCATCCAAGGCCTGCTGCAAGATGCCCAGCGCGGCCGCTTCGATGTCGTGCTGGCGGAAGCCCTGGACCGTGTATCGCGCGACCAAGCCGATGTCGCGACGCTCTACAAGCACCTCCAGTTCGCCGGCGTGAAGCTGGTCACGTGGCCGAGGGGGAGATCAGCGAACTGCACGTCGGCCTCAAGGGCACGATGA
- a CDS encoding SDR family NAD(P)-dependent oxidoreductase: protein MFNDKVAIVTGGESGIGAACAWALGSAGARVVITYFKDKDAAAQVCEAIGGRDRAIAVQTDVADEGAVTQLFEAAEGAFGTVSLLVNSAGLNMSGVKLVDMELAQFDRVVRSDLYGPFLTCRELVRRLETKDEKGRIVNISSIHEHAPRPGGVDYDSAKGGLSQLTATLALELAPKGIAVNGVAPGMILTPMNEKAVEDTGYRVKLEANIPWGRAGRPEEVADLVVFLLSPAADYISGTTVTIDGALSLTVAQGA from the coding sequence ATGTTCAACGACAAGGTTGCCATCGTCACGGGTGGAGAGTCCGGCATCGGCGCGGCTTGCGCGTGGGCGCTCGGGTCCGCCGGCGCGCGGGTGGTAATTACCTACTTCAAGGATAAGGACGCCGCGGCGCAGGTCTGCGAGGCCATCGGTGGTAGGGATCGGGCCATCGCCGTCCAAACCGACGTCGCCGATGAAGGTGCGGTGACCCAGCTGTTCGAGGCGGCAGAGGGGGCGTTCGGAACCGTGAGCCTCCTCGTCAACTCCGCCGGCTTGAACATGAGCGGCGTGAAGCTGGTCGACATGGAGTTGGCCCAGTTCGACCGGGTGGTCCGCTCTGACCTTTACGGCCCGTTCCTGACTTGTCGCGAACTGGTCAGGCGGCTCGAGACGAAGGACGAGAAGGGCCGGATCGTCAACATCTCCTCGATCCACGAGCATGCCCCGCGGCCTGGTGGCGTGGATTATGACTCGGCGAAGGGCGGGCTGTCGCAGCTCACCGCGACGCTGGCTTTGGAACTCGCACCGAAGGGCATCGCGGTCAACGGAGTCGCGCCCGGTATGATCCTGACGCCGATGAACGAGAAGGCCGTCGAGGACACCGGCTATCGCGTCAAACTGGAGGCAAACATCCCGTGGGGCCGTGCGGGACGACCCGAGGAAGTGGCGGATCTCGTCGTGTTCCTCCTCTCGCCTGCCGCCGATTATATCAGCGGCACCACCGTCACCATCGACGGCGCGCTTTCGCTTACCGTCGCACAGGGGGCCTGA
- a CDS encoding glycosidase: MVTYAVEQLDDVVLTGGPLAKDMDLMSPFVWREGKSYRIMVRGVSWPLGPSDPTGIIAGGSSIDGLTFTMDDKPAIDPGPDPDDAGGVEDPTVVLLQDGRYLVFYTGVDAARKQSAMILAEGSDLTSLKKVELVLKAPPGEGNIKEATLAQTSTGEWRLFYEYAADEASRIGMAGSHTPDGPWTVLPDPFGIREDSWDNWHLSTGPVTMIDGEDPVMFYNGATHDARWRIGWISFDTDFTRVTGRGIEPMLVPPPPTHRDSTDIAFAASTVIEGDLIALYFSLEDRKLRRALIRRYA; this comes from the coding sequence ATGGTCACCTACGCGGTCGAGCAGCTCGACGACGTCGTCCTGACCGGTGGCCCATTGGCCAAGGACATGGACCTGATGAGCCCTTTCGTTTGGCGCGAGGGGAAAAGCTACCGAATCATGGTCCGGGGTGTGAGCTGGCCGCTGGGACCCAGCGATCCGACCGGGATCATCGCCGGTGGCAGCAGCATCGACGGCCTGACGTTCACCATGGACGACAAGCCGGCCATCGATCCCGGCCCTGACCCTGACGACGCCGGTGGGGTTGAGGACCCGACCGTCGTCCTGCTGCAGGATGGCCGCTATCTCGTCTTCTACACCGGCGTCGATGCCGCGCGGAAGCAGAGCGCGATGATTCTCGCCGAAGGCTCCGACCTCACTTCGCTCAAGAAGGTCGAGCTGGTGCTGAAGGCGCCGCCGGGGGAGGGCAACATCAAGGAAGCGACGCTCGCTCAGACCTCCACGGGCGAATGGCGGCTGTTCTACGAATATGCCGCCGACGAGGCATCCCGCATCGGCATGGCTGGCAGCCATACGCCGGACGGCCCTTGGACCGTACTACCAGATCCGTTCGGCATCCGCGAGGACAGCTGGGACAATTGGCACCTTTCAACCGGCCCTGTGACGATGATTGACGGGGAGGACCCGGTGATGTTCTACAACGGCGCGACGCACGATGCGCGCTGGCGGATCGGGTGGATCAGCTTCGACACGGACTTCACACGAGTGACGGGGCGCGGGATCGAGCCGATGCTGGTGCCGCCGCCTCCGACTCACCGGGACTCGACCGACATCGCATTTGCCGCCTCCACGGTCATCGAAGGCGACCTGATCGCGCTCTACTTCTCACTTGAGGATCGCAAGCTGCGCCGTGCGCTGATCCGACGCTACGCATGA
- a CDS encoding conjugal transfer protein TraG N-terminal domain-containing protein, producing the protein MDYRDNPAAIRKGGQTCTPIRGQLPEPIDMLFILSPINLRVASFALGLFVFVALWGVIDAGIYQLTLGRAMSALAEMRSNATAANAWLLAPSAAQKALAIFGSFRTAAAELAGAFVFTVFRFSGNALSALSGGALGVQGQASAAAAPLATAEGQASALETQASASGTSARRGAASSFGDFGERSSFAANRGFGAAGGFLTEQGTSVPGIRAFGMGGIDAARELGGLAPALIGGDLSRPSAQRAVRDNATTAAIHQFAEKDTLRGLGHTYFGEGQKGESAFASFAQRMVQWKAFGDTSAYDMMRTSAARHFERSGYSPADADLKASTVIAQAGTDPLFGKLIANAFDQEQLIRNDLTAAQVQVGAMAGRRDYAGGDVAGSERRNVATEQAQRAGSNQGQRDAAGMLGLPVEETSRRIGFINALSGEARSTAITQLSRATGRNEAQVVEAMERYTAATNLGTADGATAEAAREGTSVYGRTREAAGYDFAERAGKLDAQREIGRDGTRSVARIGEQRRQADNAGFAEGAAAAGVSTREAARLDSFIRTLGATAGNQVDMAEGGTAGIRDRAGNERLGRIVDAERLTRVQGLLRSHGIELSRRQIAMDQNGDFTLNLTPVTAAQMWRGGLINQSQLGAVANGGHARFSFAHNDLLVSSSTGFQQAARNDTSTRFEAGKQAGPDTIEHFLAGGAEGHAAMANWLKGGFEMDRQGHWRLKPQVADTLQRDVQAVMTQTGWQRSITRNAEDSTAIGTEVSGSISAAAHQASGNGRGGGGRTTGGVSGALGFTSVDRGTTVESAAATLDVINHDVRSVIAAAERAAYQSSNPENAFARSLSDSMLGTDGLRDRYIRQADAARGTFDITGPFTSIEQGAVLGTGRFSTDLAHGPFDDADAPNVKGKK; encoded by the coding sequence GTGGACTACCGGGACAACCCGGCTGCCATCAGAAAAGGGGGTCAAACTTGCACGCCGATACGGGGTCAACTTCCCGAGCCGATTGACATGCTGTTCATCCTCTCGCCGATCAACCTGCGGGTCGCGAGTTTCGCGCTCGGGCTGTTCGTGTTCGTGGCGCTGTGGGGCGTGATCGATGCCGGCATCTATCAGCTGACGCTTGGCCGGGCGATGAGCGCGCTTGCCGAAATGCGCTCGAATGCGACCGCCGCCAACGCCTGGCTGCTGGCGCCGTCGGCCGCGCAGAAGGCGCTGGCGATCTTCGGCAGCTTCCGGACGGCGGCGGCGGAGCTTGCCGGCGCCTTCGTCTTCACCGTCTTCCGCTTCTCGGGCAACGCGCTCAGTGCGCTGAGCGGTGGCGCGCTCGGCGTGCAGGGACAGGCGAGTGCTGCCGCCGCACCGCTCGCGACAGCGGAGGGGCAGGCCTCCGCACTCGAGACGCAGGCGTCGGCCTCCGGCACCTCGGCCCGACGGGGTGCTGCCTCAAGCTTCGGCGACTTCGGCGAGCGATCGAGCTTCGCCGCCAATCGCGGGTTCGGGGCTGCCGGCGGCTTCCTCACCGAGCAAGGCACGAGTGTACCGGGGATCCGGGCCTTCGGCATGGGCGGGATCGACGCGGCACGGGAGCTTGGTGGGCTTGCGCCAGCGCTGATAGGTGGCGACCTGTCGCGCCCGTCGGCCCAGCGTGCCGTCCGTGACAATGCGACGACGGCGGCGATCCACCAGTTCGCCGAGAAGGATACACTGCGGGGGCTCGGCCACACCTATTTCGGCGAGGGACAGAAAGGCGAGAGCGCCTTTGCCTCCTTCGCGCAGAGGATGGTGCAGTGGAAGGCGTTCGGCGACACCAGCGCCTATGACATGATGCGCACCAGCGCGGCGCGCCACTTCGAACGCAGCGGCTACAGCCCGGCCGATGCCGACCTCAAGGCGTCGACCGTCATCGCGCAGGCGGGCACCGACCCGCTGTTCGGCAAGCTGATCGCCAACGCCTTCGATCAGGAGCAGCTGATCCGCAACGATCTGACCGCCGCGCAGGTGCAGGTGGGCGCGATGGCGGGGCGGCGCGACTATGCCGGCGGCGATGTCGCCGGCAGCGAGCGACGCAATGTCGCGACCGAGCAGGCGCAGCGCGCAGGCAGCAACCAGGGCCAGCGCGACGCGGCGGGGATGCTCGGCCTGCCGGTCGAGGAGACCAGCCGCCGCATCGGCTTCATCAATGCGCTTTCGGGTGAAGCGCGCTCTACGGCCATCACCCAACTCTCTCGCGCCACCGGCCGCAATGAGGCGCAGGTGGTTGAGGCGATGGAGCGGTACACCGCCGCCACGAACCTTGGGACGGCAGATGGTGCTACCGCCGAGGCGGCGCGGGAGGGCACCAGCGTCTATGGTCGCACCCGCGAGGCCGCCGGCTACGATTTCGCCGAACGCGCCGGCAAACTCGATGCGCAGCGCGAGATCGGTCGCGATGGCACGCGCAGCGTGGCGCGGATTGGCGAACAGCGGCGGCAGGCCGATAATGCCGGCTTCGCCGAGGGCGCGGCCGCGGCTGGCGTCTCGACCCGTGAGGCGGCGCGGCTCGACAGTTTCATCCGCACGCTCGGCGCGACCGCCGGCAACCAGGTCGACATGGCCGAGGGCGGCACCGCCGGAATCAGGGACCGCGCCGGCAACGAGCGGCTCGGCCGGATCGTCGATGCCGAGCGGCTGACCCGCGTGCAGGGTCTGCTGCGCAGCCACGGCATCGAACTCAGCAGGCGCCAGATCGCCATGGACCAGAATGGCGACTTCACCCTCAACCTGACACCAGTGACGGCCGCACAGATGTGGCGCGGCGGGCTGATCAACCAGAGCCAGCTCGGCGCCGTCGCCAACGGCGGCCACGCCCGCTTCAGCTTCGCGCACAACGACCTGCTGGTGTCCAGTTCGACTGGCTTCCAGCAGGCGGCGCGCAACGACACCAGCACCCGCTTCGAGGCGGGCAAGCAGGCGGGGCCGGATACGATCGAGCATTTCCTCGCCGGCGGTGCGGAGGGCCATGCCGCCATGGCGAACTGGCTGAAGGGCGGGTTCGAGATGGATCGCCAGGGTCACTGGCGGCTGAAGCCACAGGTCGCTGATACTCTCCAGCGAGACGTGCAGGCAGTCATGACTCAGACGGGGTGGCAGCGATCGATTACGCGTAACGCGGAAGATAGCACGGCGATAGGGACGGAAGTGAGCGGGTCGATTTCCGCCGCCGCGCATCAGGCTAGTGGCAATGGGCGGGGTGGCGGCGGCCGGACGACAGGTGGCGTTTCGGGAGCATTGGGGTTCACGAGCGTCGATCGCGGCACGACGGTCGAGAGCGCCGCTGCAACGCTCGACGTCATCAATCACGATGTACGGTCGGTCATCGCCGCAGCCGAGCGAGCAGCCTATCAATCATCTAACCCGGAAAACGCCTTTGCCCGATCGCTGTCAGATAGCATGCTTGGGACGGACGGCCTGCGCGATCGTTACATTCGTCAAGCCGATGCAGCGCGCGGCACATTCGATATTACCGGTCCTTTCACGTCGATCGAACAGGGCGCAGTTTTAGGTACGGGCCGCTTCTCGACCGACCTGGCGCACGGGCCATTTGACGACGCCGACGCGCCCAACGTGAAAGGCAAAAAATGA
- a CDS encoding DUF1622 domain-containing protein gives MQRTMMELLKEATLWLAAGVEAGAALVIGLAAIEAFLRALTLFVPRTTVPGEPDAKEAVRLKLGRWLAVALELELGADILRTAVAPTWTEIGQLGAIVVLRTALNFFLQQEIDKAEARRTGAPPTR, from the coding sequence ATGCAGCGCACGATGATGGAGCTGCTGAAGGAGGCCACTCTGTGGCTCGCCGCAGGCGTAGAGGCAGGCGCGGCGCTTGTGATCGGGCTTGCGGCGATAGAAGCGTTCCTGCGCGCGCTCACCCTTTTTGTGCCGCGTACGACCGTTCCCGGCGAGCCGGATGCCAAGGAAGCCGTTCGGCTCAAGCTTGGCCGCTGGCTGGCGGTTGCGCTGGAACTGGAGCTCGGTGCCGACATCCTGCGCACGGCCGTTGCGCCGACCTGGACCGAGATCGGGCAGCTTGGTGCGATCGTCGTTCTTCGAACAGCGCTCAACTTCTTCCTGCAGCAGGAAATCGACAAGGCAGAGGCGCGCCGGACGGGTGCACCACCGACCCGCTGA
- a CDS encoding recombinase family protein, which produces MAEGEISELHVGLKGTMNALFLKDLAKKTHRGMRGRVEQGKAGGGLCYGYDVVRRLEGAGNPVTGERTINEAQAAVVRRVFRDYAAGVSPQLIARRLNDEGIPGPEGQLWSHGTLRGHARRGTGFLNNELYIGRLVWNRQRYVKDPSTGKRVSRINPESEWITTEVPDLRIIDDGLWQAAKARQASIAVQYAGCIEATRKAVGMRGTVRPKSLLSGLVFCGVCGGPCSLRGQGRFACSSHNDTGACKNGRSITRLALESRVLDGLRDRLMAPEMVSEAIDAYVAENNRLNHDRRASHVADTAELSRVVRSIGEVLDAIEQGRKSDALFDRLEGLEGRQKQLKARLGDAPADVPDIHPNIAEIYRRKVARLAEALNHPADRDEASYAIRSLIERVTLHPGQRRGEIHATLHGEFGAILEWMSARNGRHDNAPVACATEAFMSSKLVAGTRFHLNLRARRPVIGTQLHDAMPSPALFPGLFATLA; this is translated from the coding sequence GTGGCCGAGGGGGAGATCAGCGAACTGCACGTCGGCCTCAAGGGCACGATGAACGCGCTGTTCCTTAAAGATCTGGCGAAGAAGACGCATCGCGGCATGCGCGGCCGCGTCGAGCAGGGCAAAGCGGGCGGTGGCTTGTGCTATGGCTATGACGTGGTCCGGCGGCTCGAAGGCGCCGGTAACCCGGTGACCGGCGAACGCACAATCAACGAGGCGCAGGCGGCGGTCGTGAGGCGGGTGTTCCGCGACTATGCCGCCGGAGTAAGCCCGCAGCTCATCGCCCGGCGTCTCAATGATGAAGGCATCCCCGGTCCGGAAGGGCAATTGTGGTCACACGGCACATTGCGTGGTCATGCCAGGCGCGGCACCGGCTTCCTCAACAACGAACTCTATATCGGTCGGCTGGTCTGGAACCGGCAGCGCTATGTGAAGGACCCCAGCACGGGCAAGCGTGTCTCGCGGATCAACCCCGAAAGCGAATGGATTACGACCGAGGTGCCAGACCTGCGCATCATCGACGATGGATTATGGCAGGCAGCAAAGGCGCGGCAGGCAAGCATTGCCGTGCAATATGCCGGGTGTATCGAGGCGACGCGCAAGGCCGTTGGCATGCGCGGCACGGTTCGCCCGAAATCGCTGCTGTCGGGTCTGGTATTCTGCGGCGTGTGCGGCGGCCCTTGCTCATTACGCGGTCAGGGCCGTTTCGCCTGCTCGAGCCACAATGACACCGGCGCGTGCAAGAACGGTCGCAGTATCACCCGGCTGGCGCTGGAATCTCGTGTCCTTGATGGGCTCCGAGACCGTCTCATGGCGCCGGAAATGGTCTCCGAGGCCATCGACGCCTATGTGGCTGAGAATAACAGGCTCAACCACGACAGGCGGGCATCTCACGTCGCCGACACGGCGGAACTGAGCCGCGTCGTCAGGAGCATCGGCGAGGTTCTCGATGCGATCGAGCAAGGCCGAAAAAGTGATGCATTGTTCGATCGGCTCGAGGGGCTCGAGGGGCGGCAGAAGCAGCTCAAGGCTCGCCTGGGTGACGCTCCGGCCGACGTGCCCGACATCCATCCGAACATCGCCGAGATCTACCGGCGCAAGGTTGCGCGCCTTGCCGAGGCGCTGAACCATCCGGCGGACCGGGACGAAGCCTCCTACGCCATCCGCAGCCTCATCGAGCGGGTGACGCTGCACCCGGGGCAGCGGCGTGGCGAGATACACGCGACGTTGCACGGCGAGTTTGGCGCGATCCTGGAGTGGATGTCAGCCCGCAATGGTAGACACGACAACGCCCCCGTTGCTTGTGCTACGGAGGCGTTTATGTCGTCGAAACTGGTTGCGGGGACCCGCTTCCATCTTAACTTGCGGGCTCGGCGACCAGTGATCGGGACCCAGTTACACGATGCGATGCCGTCCCCTGCCCTGTTCCCAGGGCTGTTTGCAACTCTTGCTTGA